A part of Melittangium boletus DSM 14713 genomic DNA contains:
- a CDS encoding FAM210 family protein: METVEPPVTPTPDETSKPPLTLKERYDRYMARFKEFLARYGMLAIVVHIVSCALFFLCFMALIRAGFKVKSAEGSVGAFAGAYLIYKATQIPRVALTFVITPFIDRIIRRLRHKGPRPSDPPAP, encoded by the coding sequence ATGGAGACTGTTGAGCCGCCCGTGACACCGACTCCCGACGAGACCTCCAAACCTCCGCTCACCCTCAAGGAGCGCTACGACCGGTACATGGCGCGCTTCAAGGAGTTCCTGGCGCGCTACGGCATGCTGGCCATTGTCGTGCACATCGTGTCCTGCGCCCTCTTCTTCCTGTGCTTCATGGCGCTCATCCGCGCGGGCTTCAAGGTGAAGAGCGCCGAGGGCTCCGTGGGGGCCTTCGCCGGGGCCTACCTCATCTACAAGGCGACCCAGATTCCCCGCGTCGCCCTCACCTTCGTCATCACGCCCTTCATCGACCGGATCATCCGCCGGCTGCGGCACAAGGGACCAAGGCCCTCGGATCCTCCCGCGCCGTGA
- a CDS encoding type 1 glutamine amidotransferase domain-containing protein, which yields MKVLTAVKILLIVTSHSQFGSTGEKTGFWLEELAAPYEEFTQAGAQVDIASPLGGKAPVDPRSENEPSEATKAFLADAEAAKKLGNTLVLADVKDTYDAYFVVGGHGVMWDLAKHAPLHQLLSKGYARGSVVAAVCHGPAALVGVKGPDGKPLVNGKRLAAFSNAEEKAAKFDAIVPFPLETRLRELGARYESGPMWSSFAVRDGRLITGQNPASSAATAREVISALSEKK from the coding sequence ATGAAGGTCCTGACCGCCGTGAAGATCCTGCTGATCGTCACCAGCCACTCGCAGTTCGGCAGCACCGGGGAGAAGACGGGCTTCTGGCTGGAGGAGCTCGCCGCACCCTATGAGGAGTTCACCCAGGCTGGAGCCCAGGTGGACATCGCCTCGCCGCTCGGAGGCAAGGCGCCGGTGGACCCGCGCAGCGAGAATGAGCCTTCCGAGGCCACGAAGGCCTTCCTCGCCGACGCCGAGGCGGCGAAGAAGCTCGGCAACACGCTCGTGCTCGCGGACGTGAAGGACACCTACGACGCCTACTTCGTGGTGGGCGGGCACGGCGTGATGTGGGACCTGGCGAAGCACGCCCCCCTGCACCAGTTGCTCTCGAAGGGCTACGCCCGGGGCTCGGTGGTCGCGGCGGTCTGCCACGGGCCGGCGGCACTGGTGGGTGTCAAGGGTCCGGACGGCAAGCCGCTCGTGAACGGCAAGCGCCTGGCGGCCTTCAGCAACGCGGAGGAGAAGGCGGCGAAGTTCGACGCCATCGTGCCCTTCCCCCTGGAGACCCGGCTGCGCGAGCTCGGTGCGCGCTACGAGTCCGGCCCGATGTGGAGCAGCTTCGCGGTGCGTGATGGGCGGCTCATCACCGGGCAGAACCCGGCGTCGTCCGCCGCCACGGCGCGCGAGGTCATCTCGGCGCTCAGCGAGAAGAAGTAG
- a CDS encoding endonuclease/exonuclease/phosphatase family protein → MKFTREDVPRFKAYTEHPAPVAQPTALKVMAWNVKYGACRIDFWFDFWGDRVQMTPTEVTDCLGKVAALIREYDPDILMAEEIEVGSKRSAYIDQVRFLLENTNLRYAAYMPAWDSRYVPSEGVGRIDMGNAILSRYPITQAEHIRQKDRTDQDVLTETFYLNRSIGRAEVDVGGGRTIAAYVVHTEAYDQDGTKQAHIQQIHDTLREETLPWVLGGDLNELPPVCDERAAPGTPESCEGKLRLSHFLDERASSIGTDFEQPPYTPSVMKQYYDDFEPFIPLSRYGVGEENQRRYFTHSILGPDMLNDQGVPGDWNRTLDYLFIRKGEVWTDTDVIQGPGRLGVQSDALRLSDHAPVAGTWRLP, encoded by the coding sequence ATGAAGTTCACCCGGGAGGACGTGCCTCGTTTCAAGGCGTACACCGAGCACCCCGCGCCCGTGGCCCAGCCCACCGCGCTCAAGGTGATGGCGTGGAACGTCAAATACGGCGCCTGCCGCATCGACTTCTGGTTCGACTTCTGGGGCGACCGCGTCCAGATGACGCCCACCGAGGTGACGGATTGCCTGGGCAAGGTGGCGGCGCTCATCCGCGAGTATGACCCGGACATCCTCATGGCGGAGGAGATCGAGGTCGGCTCCAAGCGCAGCGCCTATATCGACCAGGTGCGCTTCCTGCTGGAGAACACGAACCTGCGCTACGCGGCCTACATGCCCGCCTGGGACTCGCGCTACGTGCCCTCCGAGGGCGTGGGCCGCATCGACATGGGCAACGCCATCCTCTCGCGCTACCCCATCACCCAGGCCGAGCACATCCGCCAGAAGGACCGCACGGATCAAGACGTGCTGACGGAGACCTTCTACCTCAATCGCTCCATCGGCCGCGCCGAGGTGGACGTGGGCGGTGGCCGGACGATCGCCGCGTACGTGGTGCACACCGAGGCCTATGATCAGGACGGCACCAAACAGGCGCACATCCAACAGATTCACGACACCCTGCGCGAGGAGACGCTGCCCTGGGTGCTCGGGGGAGATCTCAACGAACTGCCCCCGGTGTGCGACGAGCGCGCGGCGCCGGGAACGCCCGAGTCCTGCGAGGGCAAGCTGCGGCTGTCCCACTTCCTGGACGAGCGCGCGAGCAGCATCGGCACCGACTTCGAGCAGCCGCCCTACACCCCCAGCGTCATGAAGCAGTACTACGACGACTTCGAGCCGTTCATCCCCCTGAGCCGCTACGGCGTGGGCGAGGAGAACCAGCGGCGCTACTTCACGCACTCCATCCTCGGCCCGGACATGCTCAACGACCAGGGCGTGCCCGGCGATTGGAACCGCACGCTCGACTACCTCTTCATCCGCAAGGGCGAGGTGTGGACGGACACCGACGTCATCCAGGGACCCGGGCGCCTTGGCGTCCAAAGCGATGCGCTCCGGCTGTCCGACCATGCCCCCGTCGCGGGAACCTGGAGGCTGCCATGA
- a CDS encoding LysR family transcriptional regulator: MLGNHEALWTLWEVSRAGTHAAAAARLGITASAVGQQLKALERGVGAVLFERVGRRSRLTPAGVALVEQLGKHLPALDAALEEASEAQRAVRGEVSLGGPWPFFRYWLRPRLPVLMERHPELRLDVRFDVPSRVVRRLLEGELDLGIIGLLPEEPGLEVRPVAQEGFVAVAAPAYLRRWGTPRSARDFGAHRFIAFDADLAMLGPWWRAAFGAKEPLPAKVVCRIANLDEMLALVEAGVGLAVLPDYLVRPAVLAGRVVTLEPEAGRRSSRRPRGTLWVAWRRTAAPTARFLAVRDWLLEGVGAGP; this comes from the coding sequence ATGCTTGGCAATCACGAAGCGCTCTGGACTCTCTGGGAGGTGAGCCGGGCGGGAACCCATGCCGCCGCGGCCGCGCGCCTGGGCATCACGGCGTCCGCCGTGGGACAGCAGCTCAAGGCGTTGGAGCGGGGCGTGGGCGCGGTGTTGTTCGAGCGGGTGGGGCGCCGGTCGCGGCTCACGCCCGCGGGAGTGGCGCTCGTCGAGCAGCTGGGGAAACACCTGCCCGCCCTGGACGCGGCGCTGGAGGAGGCGTCCGAGGCCCAGCGCGCGGTGCGCGGCGAGGTCTCCCTGGGCGGGCCCTGGCCTTTCTTCAGGTACTGGCTCCGCCCGCGCCTGCCCGTGCTGATGGAGCGCCACCCGGAGCTGCGGCTGGACGTTCGCTTCGACGTGCCGAGCCGGGTGGTGCGGCGGCTCCTGGAGGGCGAACTGGATCTGGGCATCATCGGCCTCCTGCCCGAGGAGCCCGGCCTGGAGGTGCGGCCCGTGGCGCAGGAGGGCTTCGTGGCGGTGGCCGCGCCCGCCTACCTGCGGCGGTGGGGGACGCCTCGGAGCGCCCGGGACTTCGGGGCCCATCGCTTCATCGCGTTCGACGCCGACCTGGCGATGCTGGGCCCGTGGTGGCGCGCGGCCTTTGGCGCGAAGGAGCCCCTGCCCGCGAAGGTGGTGTGCCGCATCGCGAACCTGGACGAGATGCTGGCGCTGGTGGAGGCGGGCGTGGGTCTCGCGGTGCTGCCCGACTATCTGGTGCGACCCGCGGTGCTCGCGGGCCGGGTCGTGACGCTCGAGCCGGAGGCGGGCCGGCGCTCCTCGCGGCGTCCCCGGGGCACCTTGTGGGTGGCGTGGCGCCGGACCGCGGCCCCCACGGCGCGCTTCCTCGCGGTGCGCGACTGGCTCCTGGAGGGTGTGGGAGCCGGACCTTGA
- a CDS encoding cytochrome P450, whose product MSPQTQRSFGPDFALDVEDPAYVKNPYPTYRWLRENAPAYNWRAHGDAVVFTRHKDVKALLFDRRFSNDYRTWEFARESSWPPEHAEYKELMDNGLFGLSDADHIRVRKLVSVAFTPRAAERMRGEIQQTVDDLIATHASGNRFSLTSITEPLPINVISDMLKIPEDLRGEFREFGLAVIRSSILFSNIEQMFSLIAPMPRWLRMLRGVIEARRANPLENDLLTTLINAQEGGSKLSEVEMISLVQGLIAAGSDTTVHAANWAMYTLLRHPEQLEKLRADPSRIRNTIEECLRYDLFGKTGVPRFAKEELEFAGVKLRKGQMVIPHIPAALHDDEVFPEPERFDIGRDMSQTIAFGGGQHFCLGAAVARLELDLVVGTLVRRFPQMKLVGEPEFEPHPLMRAMKRLEVSVD is encoded by the coding sequence ATGAGCCCGCAGACCCAGCGATCGTTCGGACCCGACTTCGCGCTCGATGTGGAAGATCCCGCCTACGTCAAGAATCCCTACCCCACCTACCGGTGGCTGCGGGAGAACGCACCCGCCTACAACTGGCGCGCACATGGAGATGCCGTCGTCTTCACCCGGCACAAGGACGTCAAGGCGCTCCTCTTCGACCGCCGCTTCAGCAATGACTACCGCACGTGGGAGTTCGCCCGGGAGTCGAGCTGGCCTCCCGAGCACGCCGAGTACAAGGAGCTCATGGACAATGGCCTCTTCGGCCTGTCCGACGCCGACCACATCCGGGTGCGCAAGCTCGTCAGCGTCGCCTTCACGCCCCGGGCGGCCGAGCGGATGCGGGGGGAAATCCAGCAGACGGTGGATGACCTCATCGCCACCCACGCGAGCGGCAACCGGTTCAGCCTCACGTCCATCACCGAGCCGCTGCCCATCAACGTCATCAGCGACATGCTCAAGATTCCCGAGGACCTGCGCGGCGAGTTCCGGGAGTTCGGTCTGGCGGTGATCCGCAGCTCCATCCTCTTCAGCAACATCGAGCAGATGTTCTCGCTCATCGCCCCCATGCCCCGGTGGCTGCGCATGCTCCGGGGTGTCATCGAGGCGCGCCGGGCCAACCCGCTCGAGAATGATCTGCTCACCACGCTCATCAACGCGCAGGAGGGCGGCAGCAAGCTGTCCGAGGTCGAGATGATCTCCCTGGTCCAGGGGTTGATCGCCGCCGGGTCGGACACCACGGTGCACGCGGCCAACTGGGCGATGTACACCCTGCTCCGGCATCCGGAGCAGCTCGAGAAGCTGCGCGCCGATCCCTCGCGCATCCGCAACACCATCGAGGAGTGCCTGCGCTACGACCTCTTCGGCAAGACGGGCGTGCCCAGGTTCGCCAAGGAGGAGCTGGAGTTCGCCGGCGTCAAGCTGCGCAAGGGCCAGATGGTCATCCCCCACATCCCCGCCGCGCTGCACGATGACGAGGTGTTCCCGGAGCCGGAGCGCTTCGACATCGGCCGCGACATGAGCCAGACCATCGCCTTCGGAGGCGGCCAGCACTTCTGCCTGGGCGCCGCCGTGGCCCGGCTGGAGCTCGACCTCGTCGTGGGAACGCTCGTGCGGCGCTTCCCCCAGATGAAGCTCGTGGGCGAGCCGGAGTTCGAGCCGCATCCCCTCATGCGTGCCATGAAACGGCTGGAAGTCTCGGTGGACTGA
- a CDS encoding prolipoprotein diacylglyceryl transferase, which translates to MLPVIIHFTFTSLWSQILLYGVALAAVVSIAYNGWRGAEGKDGEAAPPSSEQRWYRAFGYGAVAVVLAGFGLRYALPASAIPGGRGEGIPIHTYGVMLASGFLMAVTVASRLAQEEWRRLTWVADAQGGGEWVDTEGPRKREAVLDLAFYVLVGGLVGSRVLYVLVNWKDYTRDWTQVFSLGGGLVFYGGLIGAGIAAFVFARQNGMDFLRLADLALPTVSLGQCLGRLGCFSAGCCWGDVCAAGARFAARFPGGALAQDLFGRISGSSSLAFQSQAQDARYVVESTGHILHHAAPGAVRISEWVARHGTTLPVYPTQIYESVGQLVLFGVLLYARRFRRFHGQIFCLWLMCYAVLRTTVELFRGDTERGTLHGLLESLGASRMAEAVPLEAWFNISTSQFISLCMFTFGATLLYRRIRQAGESAGVGPTPSPARG; encoded by the coding sequence ATGCTCCCCGTCATCATCCACTTCACCTTCACCTCGCTCTGGTCGCAGATCCTCCTGTACGGCGTGGCGCTCGCCGCGGTGGTGTCCATCGCCTACAACGGCTGGCGGGGCGCCGAGGGCAAGGACGGCGAGGCCGCGCCGCCTTCGTCCGAGCAGCGGTGGTACCGGGCGTTCGGCTACGGGGCGGTGGCGGTGGTGCTGGCGGGGTTCGGCTTGCGCTACGCCCTGCCCGCGAGCGCCATTCCCGGGGGGCGGGGTGAGGGCATCCCCATCCACACCTATGGGGTGATGCTGGCCTCGGGTTTCCTGATGGCGGTGACGGTGGCCTCGCGGCTGGCCCAGGAGGAGTGGCGTCGGCTCACGTGGGTGGCGGACGCACAGGGCGGTGGCGAGTGGGTGGACACCGAGGGTCCGCGCAAGCGCGAGGCGGTGTTGGACCTGGCCTTCTACGTGCTCGTGGGGGGGCTGGTGGGCAGCCGCGTGCTCTACGTGCTCGTCAACTGGAAGGACTACACGCGGGATTGGACGCAGGTGTTCTCGCTGGGCGGGGGGCTCGTGTTCTACGGCGGCCTCATCGGCGCGGGGATCGCGGCCTTTGTCTTCGCGCGTCAAAACGGCATGGACTTCCTGCGGCTGGCGGATCTGGCCCTCCCCACGGTGTCGCTCGGCCAGTGCCTGGGCCGGTTGGGGTGCTTTTCCGCCGGGTGCTGCTGGGGGGATGTGTGCGCGGCCGGTGCGCGCTTCGCGGCGCGTTTTCCCGGAGGGGCGCTCGCCCAGGATTTGTTCGGCCGGATCAGCGGCTCCTCCAGCCTCGCCTTCCAGTCCCAGGCGCAGGACGCGCGCTATGTGGTGGAGTCCACCGGCCACATTCTCCACCACGCGGCCCCGGGCGCGGTGCGCATCTCCGAGTGGGTCGCGCGGCACGGCACGACCTTGCCGGTCTACCCCACGCAAATCTACGAGTCCGTGGGCCAGCTCGTCCTCTTCGGGGTGCTTCTGTACGCGCGCCGCTTCCGGCGCTTCCACGGGCAGATCTTCTGCCTGTGGCTGATGTGCTACGCGGTGCTGCGCACCACGGTGGAGCTCTTCCGGGGGGACACCGAGCGGGGCACCCTGCACGGTCTGCTGGAGTCCCTGGGGGCCTCCCGGATGGCGGAGGCGGTGCCCCTGGAAGCCTGGTTCAATATTTCGACCAGCCAGTTCATCTCCCTGTGCATGTTCACCTTTGGCGCGACTTTGCTGTACCGGCGGATCCGCCAGGCGGGCGAGTCGGCTGGCGTGGGGCCGACGCCCAGTCCCGCCCGAGGTTGA
- the lspA gene encoding signal peptidase II, with protein MANRFRVLLLVGLATLAVDQVTKYLAVSRLTEALDGRSGLARLEGFVSERNLDNEPPVEGAFRRSTRPYRFIEDYWHFRYVENPGAAWGLFASLPENVRRPFFHLVSLVALGFIFHMYRQLEPNQTRVRWALALVTGGALGNFVDRLMRGYVIDFIDWHWRNQPGMRWPTFNVADAAICVGVGLLLLDSFQPRRSVESVTPGGQVV; from the coding sequence ATGGCGAATCGTTTTCGTGTCCTTCTCCTCGTGGGCCTCGCGACGCTCGCCGTCGACCAGGTGACCAAGTATCTGGCGGTGTCCCGTCTGACCGAGGCCCTGGATGGGCGCTCGGGTCTGGCGCGGCTCGAGGGCTTCGTGTCCGAGCGCAACCTGGACAATGAGCCGCCCGTGGAAGGCGCCTTCCGGCGCTCCACCCGGCCCTACCGCTTCATCGAGGACTACTGGCATTTCCGCTACGTGGAGAATCCCGGGGCCGCCTGGGGGCTCTTCGCCTCGCTGCCGGAGAACGTGCGCCGGCCCTTCTTCCACCTGGTGAGCCTGGTGGCGCTCGGCTTCATCTTCCACATGTACCGCCAGCTGGAGCCCAACCAGACGCGGGTGCGCTGGGCCCTGGCGCTCGTCACGGGCGGGGCGCTGGGCAACTTCGTGGATCGGCTGATGCGGGGCTATGTCATCGACTTCATCGACTGGCACTGGCGCAACCAGCCCGGCATGCGGTGGCCGACCTTCAACGTGGCCGACGCGGCCATCTGCGTGGGGGTGGGGCTGCTCCTGCTGGACTCGTTCCAGCCGCGCCGGTCCGTGGAATCCGTGACGCCAGGGGGGCAGGTGGTGTAA
- the lspA gene encoding signal peptidase II produces MPRKYLLLVLVALGVIVLDQWTKYLVVRELTTRFDDRPTLGERLSAMYGEPPPQGVYGLHYRPKRAIEILPEFFRLRYAENPGAAWGLFRTLPPNVRGPLFHVVSLAAVVFITWYFSKLSGKDPQERWALWGLPLVLGGAIGNYIDRIARAFVIDFLEAHWHDKVAWPSFNVADSAIVVGVGLLLVDAFVRKEVPKKDAPSAADARS; encoded by the coding sequence GTGCCCCGCAAATACCTTCTCCTTGTCCTGGTGGCGCTCGGCGTCATCGTCCTCGATCAGTGGACGAAGTACCTCGTCGTGCGCGAGCTCACCACGCGCTTCGATGACCGGCCCACGCTGGGCGAGCGGTTGTCGGCCATGTACGGCGAGCCGCCCCCTCAGGGCGTCTATGGCCTGCACTACCGGCCCAAGCGCGCCATCGAGATCCTCCCCGAGTTCTTCCGCCTGCGCTACGCGGAGAACCCGGGCGCCGCCTGGGGCCTGTTCCGCACCCTGCCGCCCAACGTGCGCGGGCCGCTCTTCCATGTGGTGAGCCTGGCCGCCGTGGTGTTCATCACCTGGTATTTCAGCAAGCTCAGCGGGAAGGATCCCCAGGAGCGCTGGGCGTTGTGGGGGCTGCCGCTGGTGCTCGGCGGGGCCATTGGCAACTACATCGACCGCATCGCCCGGGCCTTCGTCATCGACTTCCTCGAGGCGCACTGGCACGACAAGGTGGCGTGGCCCTCCTTCAACGTGGCGGACTCCGCCATCGTGGTGGGCGTGGGTCTGCTGCTGGTGGACGCCTTCGTGCGCAAGGAAGTCCCCAAGAAGGATGCGCCGAGCGCGGCGGACGCCCGTTCCTGA
- a CDS encoding cytochrome P450 — protein sequence MTHPLPPGPRFTPVQALRFLRDPTRFCLESKARYGDPFTAPLPVGDVVLTGQPDGIREIFSADPAVFEPLGNLPLAPIVGELSMLLLSGPRHKRERKLLMPPFHGERMRAYGQTLRALTLHAAESLRPGEGLRAQHLTQHISLEAIIQIVFGVQEPERVRRYREVMVPAMDSYTPLLMMAVPLRRSFGGLGPWARFQHHLAQVDALLTEELANRRGHEAGHTDILSLLLAARDEDGQAMTNEELRDELRTLLLAGHETTAIGMAWALHYVHRLPEVQARLRDELAPLGPSPEPEALTRLLYLGAVCDEALRLHPVVPVVGRRTLAPFTLLGRELPVGTGVMAAICLAHASPELYPEPERFRPERFLERRYSPFEYLPFGGGARRCIGAAFAQYEMRVVLGTLLAAHRFSSPPHAAPERPARRNITLGPRHGVALVYEGPARA from the coding sequence ATGACCCACCCGTTGCCACCGGGGCCTCGATTCACTCCCGTGCAGGCGTTGCGCTTCTTGCGCGACCCCACGCGCTTCTGCCTGGAATCCAAGGCGCGTTATGGGGACCCCTTCACCGCGCCCCTGCCCGTGGGCGACGTGGTGCTCACCGGCCAGCCGGACGGCATCCGGGAGATCTTCAGCGCGGACCCGGCGGTGTTCGAGCCCCTGGGCAATCTTCCCCTGGCGCCCATCGTGGGTGAGCTCTCGATGCTGTTGTTGAGCGGTCCCCGGCACAAGCGCGAGCGCAAGTTGCTCATGCCTCCGTTTCATGGCGAGCGCATGCGCGCCTATGGACAGACGCTGCGAGCGCTCACCCTGCACGCGGCCGAGTCCCTGCGCCCGGGCGAGGGCCTGCGCGCGCAGCACCTCACGCAGCACATCTCCCTGGAGGCCATCATCCAGATCGTCTTCGGCGTCCAGGAGCCGGAGCGCGTGCGGCGCTACCGCGAGGTGATGGTGCCCGCCATGGATTCCTATACGCCCCTGCTGATGATGGCGGTGCCGCTGCGCCGCTCCTTTGGAGGGCTGGGGCCGTGGGCGCGCTTCCAACACCACCTGGCCCAGGTGGACGCCCTGCTGACGGAGGAGCTGGCGAACCGTCGGGGACACGAGGCGGGGCACACCGACATCCTCAGCCTGCTGCTCGCCGCCCGGGACGAGGACGGACAGGCCATGACGAACGAGGAGCTTCGGGACGAGCTGCGGACCCTGCTGCTCGCCGGCCACGAGACCACCGCCATCGGCATGGCCTGGGCGCTCCATTACGTGCACCGCCTGCCCGAGGTCCAAGCCCGCTTGAGGGATGAACTCGCGCCGCTGGGTCCCTCGCCCGAGCCCGAGGCCCTGACCCGGCTGCTCTACCTGGGCGCCGTGTGCGACGAGGCGTTGCGCCTGCATCCGGTGGTGCCCGTGGTGGGCCGCCGCACGCTCGCCCCCTTCACCCTGCTCGGGCGGGAGCTGCCCGTGGGCACCGGCGTCATGGCCGCCATCTGCCTCGCGCACGCGAGCCCGGAGCTGTACCCCGAACCGGAGCGCTTCCGGCCCGAGCGCTTCCTCGAGCGCAGGTACTCCCCCTTCGAGTACCTGCCCTTTGGGGGCGGGGCCCGGCGCTGCATCGGAGCCGCCTTCGCGCAGTACGAGATGCGGGTGGTGCTGGGAACGCTGCTGGCCGCCCACCGCTTCTCGTCTCCTCCGCACGCGGCCCCGGAGCGTCCGGCGCGCCGCAACATCACCCTGGGCCCCCGCCATGGCGTGGCGCTGGTGTACGAGGGGCCGGCCCGCGCATGA
- a CDS encoding TetR/AcrR family transcriptional regulator: protein MTDSEDVRARILEKARQLMLSRGYSRMTMEELGGELRMSKKTLYRCFPSKEALGEAVLVAYFAGVGEELAAIQRQERLDFGERLRLFVKTIAGHYARGAATLQDIQREAPGLWLTLLEVRRRSVQENFGALLSAGVREGAFRADVEPRLVIRMMLTLVDQLLRPDVQEELEMSVEQIFPRMMDVVLEGLRTGLSDRRRTGPAPRRR, encoded by the coding sequence ATGACGGATTCGGAGGACGTGCGCGCCCGCATCCTGGAGAAGGCGCGCCAGCTCATGCTCTCCCGGGGCTACTCCCGGATGACCATGGAGGAACTGGGCGGCGAGTTGCGCATGAGCAAGAAGACGCTCTACCGGTGCTTTCCCAGCAAGGAAGCGCTGGGAGAGGCCGTGCTCGTGGCGTACTTCGCCGGGGTGGGTGAGGAACTCGCGGCCATCCAGCGTCAGGAGCGGTTGGACTTCGGCGAGCGGCTGCGGCTCTTCGTGAAGACGATCGCGGGCCACTATGCCCGAGGGGCCGCGACGCTCCAGGACATCCAGCGCGAGGCTCCTGGCCTCTGGCTGACATTGCTGGAGGTGCGGCGGCGCTCGGTGCAGGAGAACTTCGGCGCGCTCTTGTCCGCCGGAGTCCGGGAGGGCGCCTTCCGCGCGGACGTGGAGCCCCGGCTCGTCATCCGCATGATGCTCACCCTGGTGGATCAGTTGCTGCGGCCCGACGTCCAGGAGGAACTGGAGATGTCCGTCGAGCAGATCTTCCCCCGCATGATGGATGTGGTGCTGGAGGGCCTTCGCACGGGCCTCAGTGACCGCCGCCGGACAGGGCCAGCCCCACGACGCCGGTGA
- a CDS encoding DMT family transporter: MAWFVLILSGVLESAWALALKKSDGFTRLVPSVTFLVLAVLSFVGLAWAMKSLPAGPSYAVWTGIGAALTAALGILFLGEAVSVVKLVSIGFIITGVVGLALSGGGH, encoded by the coding sequence ATGGCCTGGTTCGTTCTGATTCTCTCGGGTGTGTTGGAATCCGCGTGGGCACTCGCGCTCAAGAAGTCCGATGGGTTCACCCGCCTGGTGCCCAGCGTGACGTTCCTGGTGCTGGCCGTCTTGAGCTTCGTGGGGCTGGCCTGGGCGATGAAGAGCCTGCCCGCGGGGCCCTCCTACGCCGTGTGGACGGGCATCGGCGCCGCCCTGACCGCCGCGCTCGGCATCCTCTTCCTCGGCGAGGCGGTCTCCGTGGTGAAGCTCGTCTCCATCGGGTTCATCATCACCGGCGTCGTGGGGCTGGCCCTGTCCGGCGGCGGTCACTGA
- a CDS encoding Mut7-C RNAse domain-containing protein, which yields MNAVTLRFHGGLNDFLAPERRGTSFLHPLPGPCSVKDLIESLGPPHPEVDVVRVDGRAVDFSHRVQPGQRIDVHPPHTPLHEPPEPRFLLDVGLGRLAGLLRMLGFDTEWRNDFADDVLARRSRDERRILLTRDLGVLKRSEVEYGYFPRETNPSRQLVEVARRYRLTACMRPFSRCIACNAPLIDATPEQVRGHVPERVLALHTRFQRCTGCPRVFWAGTHHTRMLAVIDALRDAVPAS from the coding sequence GTGAACGCCGTCACGCTGCGCTTCCACGGCGGCCTCAATGACTTCCTGGCCCCCGAGCGGCGCGGCACCTCGTTCCTCCACCCCCTCCCGGGCCCCTGCTCGGTGAAGGACCTCATCGAATCGCTCGGCCCTCCGCACCCCGAGGTGGACGTGGTACGGGTGGACGGGCGGGCGGTGGACTTCTCCCACCGGGTCCAGCCCGGCCAGCGAATCGACGTCCATCCTCCCCACACCCCGCTCCACGAACCCCCGGAGCCCCGCTTCCTGCTCGACGTGGGGCTCGGACGGCTCGCGGGCCTGTTGCGCATGCTCGGCTTCGACACCGAGTGGCGCAATGACTTCGCCGATGACGTGCTGGCCCGGCGCTCCCGGGACGAGCGGCGCATCCTGCTCACCCGGGACCTGGGTGTGCTCAAGCGCTCCGAGGTGGAGTACGGCTACTTCCCCCGGGAGACGAATCCCTCGCGGCAGCTCGTCGAGGTGGCGCGGCGCTACCGCCTCACCGCGTGCATGCGGCCCTTCTCCCGGTGCATCGCCTGCAACGCGCCACTCATCGACGCCACCCCGGAGCAGGTGCGAGGACACGTCCCCGAGCGCGTGCTCGCCCTGCACACCCGCTTCCAGCGCTGCACCGGGTGTCCTCGCGTCTTCTGGGCCGGCACCCACCACACGCGCATGCTCGCCGTCATCGACGCGCTGCGCGACGCCGTCCCCGCCTCCTAA